The following DNA comes from Pseudomonadota bacterium.
TGATTTTTTCACGGCCCGGGGCGGCGGGATCCTGGACCTGATCAACATGTTCTCGGGTGGCGCCATCTCGCGCATGACCATTCTGGCCCTGAACATCATGCCGTATATCTCGGCGTCCATCATTGTCCAGCTTCTGGCGGCCCTTGTGCCTGCCCTTGACCAGCTGAAAAAGGAGGGGGAGGGCGGACGCAAGAAACTGAACCAGTACACCCGTGTCCTGACAGTCCTTCTGGCGACCATGCAGGCCTGGGGGGTTGCCATGGGGCTGCAGTCCATGGATGCCGGCGGCGTTCCTGTTGTTGTGAATTCCGGTCTGTTTTTCCAGGCTTCCACCGTCATTACCCTGGTGGGCGGCACCATGTTCCTGATGTGGCTGGGGGAACAGATCACGGCCCGCGGAATCGGCAACGGCATTTCCCTGATCATCTTCGCCGGTATCGTGGCAGGCCTGCCCCATTCCCTTGCGGCCATTTTCGAGCTGGGCAGGACAGGAACCCTGTCCACATTCCTGATTCTGGGAATCATGGTCATGGCGATGGCTATCATCATGTTCGTGGTGTTCATGGAGCGGGCCCAGCGCCGCGTCCTGGTGCAGTATCCCAAAAGGCAGGTGGGCAACCGCATGTATGGGGGCGAATCGTCCCATCTTCCACTCAAGCTGAACACGGCGGGCGTGATTCCACCGATTTTTGCCAGCTCCCTGCTGCTGCTGCCCCTGACCATTGTGGGGTTTAGCGGCGCCGGGGCTGAAGGCAGCGGCTGGCTCCGGACCGTGGCAACCTGGCTGGGTCATGGACAGCCCCTGTATATGGTCCTGTATGCAGCGCTGATCATCTTTTTCTGCTTTTTCTATACCGCCATTGTATTCAATCCGGCTGAAACCGCCGAGAACCTGAAAAAATACGGCGGGTTTGTCCCGGGGATCCGTCCAGGCAAGACCACGGCAGACTATTTCGACAGGCTGCTGACGCGCCTGACGGTGATCGGGGCGGCCTATCTGGCCTTTGTGTGCCTTCTGCCGGAATTCATTATTTCCCGGTTTTCGTCCATTCCTTTCTATCTGGGCGGAACCAGCCTGCTGATCGTGGTGACCGTGACCATGGATACGGTGACCCAGATCCACTCCCACCTTCTGGCCCACCAGTACGAGGGCCTGATCCGGAAATCCCGGCTGAGGGGGAGGAAAGAGTGAACCTGATCCTTCTGGGTCCTCCGGGGGCCGGAAAGGGAACACAGGCCCGCCGGCTGGAAGAAAAACTGGGAATCAGGCAGCTGTCCACAGGCGAGATGCTGCGTGCCCTGATTGCAAAAAATACGCCGCTGGGACGTGAGGCAGCCTCGTACATGAACCAGGGAAAACTGGTTCCCGACGACATCATGATCCGCATGATCGAGGACAGGCTGCTGCAGCCCGACTGTGCCCGGGGCGTCATCCTGGACGGGTTTCCCAGAACGGTAGCCCAGGCGGAGGCGCTGCAGGCCATGCTGGCCAGACGCTCCCTGTCCCTGGATGCGGTGATCCTGATGCAGGTGGATGAGTCTGCCCTGGTGGAACGGATTGCTGGCCGGTTTTCCTGTGCGAAATGCGGTGAGGGCTATCACGACAGGTTCAGGAAGCCGGCGCGGGAGGGACTCTGTGATCGCTGCGGATCCCGCGAATTTTCCCGCAGGGACGATGACCGGCCGGAAACGGTCCGGACCCGCCTTGAGGCCTATAACAGGCAGACAGCGCCTATCCTGCCGTTTTACCGGGAGAAGGAGCTTCTGAAGACAGTGGATGGTATGGCGGACATCGACGAGGTTTCCCGCCAGATAGACCGCATCGTCCATGCATGTGAAACGGCTTGACTTAAGGGGGCGGGGTTCTGTATTACCGGGCTTCCGGATTTCCGGAAGGCCGCCCTGTCCCTGGACTGCAGACTCTGGTTCGGGAAGACGGGAAAGGCCTTCCCTGCATTTTTTGTGATTTAAGGAGAATCGACGTGGCCCGTATCGCTGGCGTCAACATACCAACCCAGAAAAGGGTTCTGATTGCACTGCAGTACATCACCGGAATCGGCCCTGCAAAGGCCCGGCAGATCTGTGACAAGGTGGGTATTCCGGACGAGCGCCGGGTGAACCAGCTGACCGATGCCGAGGTCCTGCGCATCCGCGAGACCATTGACGCCGACCATGTGGTCGAGGGTGACCTGCGGCGTGAGACTTCCATGAACATCAAGCGCCTGATGGATATGGCCTGCTATCGTGGGCTGCGCCACCGCAAGGGCCTTCCGGTCCGGGGCCAGCGCACGCACACCAACGCCCGCACCCGCAAAGGGCCTGCCAAGGCCATCGCCGGCAAGAAGAAAACCGTATAACCGTTCCAGAAACAGGAAAGAACCATGGCCAACCCCGCTGCCACCAACCCCGCTGCCACCGGCACATCGTCTGCTGCCGGCGCTGCCCGTGTCCGCCGCCGTGAGCGCAAAAATATCACGTACGGAGTCGCGAGGGTGTATGCTCCGTTCAACAACACCATCATCACCATCACGGATGCGCAGGGAAACACGATTTCCTGGTCGTCAGCCGGCACCATGGGATTCAAGGGATCGCGCAAGTCGACGCCCTATGCGGCCCAGATGGCCGCAGAAGACGCTGGCCGCAAGGCCATGGAGCACGGGGTGAAGAATCTGGAAATCGAGGTCAAGGGCCCCGGTGCCGGTCGCGAATCGGCCCTGCGCGCCCTTCAGACTGTGGGCTTCCAGATCTCCTCGATCCGGGACGTGACGCCCATTCCGCACAACGGCGTGCGGGCCCGCAAGAAAAGGCGCGTCTGACAGTATTTTCCCGCGAAGGGACTGCTCCGGGACATTCCTGGCTGCCTGCCACCAGGAATACGAATTGGAGCCGCCCTTCCGGGAACCG
Coding sequences within:
- the secY gene encoding preprotein translocase subunit SecY, encoding MASVAEQFAANINLGAFSKATELKRRIWFTLGALIVYRLGTYIPLPGVNIAAFADFFTARGGGILDLINMFSGGAISRMTILALNIMPYISASIIVQLLAALVPALDQLKKEGEGGRKKLNQYTRVLTVLLATMQAWGVAMGLQSMDAGGVPVVVNSGLFFQASTVITLVGGTMFLMWLGEQITARGIGNGISLIIFAGIVAGLPHSLAAIFELGRTGTLSTFLILGIMVMAMAIIMFVVFMERAQRRVLVQYPKRQVGNRMYGGESSHLPLKLNTAGVIPPIFASSLLLLPLTIVGFSGAGAEGSGWLRTVATWLGHGQPLYMVLYAALIIFFCFFYTAIVFNPAETAENLKKYGGFVPGIRPGKTTADYFDRLLTRLTVIGAAYLAFVCLLPEFIISRFSSIPFYLGGTSLLIVVTVTMDTVTQIHSHLLAHQYEGLIRKSRLRGRKE
- a CDS encoding adenylate kinase: MNLILLGPPGAGKGTQARRLEEKLGIRQLSTGEMLRALIAKNTPLGREAASYMNQGKLVPDDIMIRMIEDRLLQPDCARGVILDGFPRTVAQAEALQAMLARRSLSLDAVILMQVDESALVERIAGRFSCAKCGEGYHDRFRKPAREGLCDRCGSREFSRRDDDRPETVRTRLEAYNRQTAPILPFYREKELLKTVDGMADIDEVSRQIDRIVHACETA
- the rpsM gene encoding 30S ribosomal protein S13 produces the protein MARIAGVNIPTQKRVLIALQYITGIGPAKARQICDKVGIPDERRVNQLTDAEVLRIRETIDADHVVEGDLRRETSMNIKRLMDMACYRGLRHRKGLPVRGQRTHTNARTRKGPAKAIAGKKKTV
- the rpsK gene encoding 30S ribosomal protein S11, whose translation is MANPAATNPAATGTSSAAGAARVRRRERKNITYGVARVYAPFNNTIITITDAQGNTISWSSAGTMGFKGSRKSTPYAAQMAAEDAGRKAMEHGVKNLEIEVKGPGAGRESALRALQTVGFQISSIRDVTPIPHNGVRARKKRRV